From one Sardina pilchardus chromosome 6, fSarPil1.1, whole genome shotgun sequence genomic stretch:
- the si:dkey-256h2.1 gene encoding uncharacterized protein si:dkey-256h2.1 yields the protein MTDICLIITFAFCFFNACLTGFQIQAYSSSKLLRLSHNLDEERRDLAPVIQTTLYQRKHNDLTGFEPGDNAAPFQIKTLDGEFTYPMQQKSSVVIHAFTNKSAFLECLWSSNASLTDLVEYLPETTHAVFLSLDDSAAEDALWMREQVYHIASASHRGKDVLSRLHFSPVPVFALGNWIPKVLYSWGCNGHNCGLAQAVFTSTEWDIPVITKRLNARYDWLNGHWDQKPYRLKDGGDGCSPASSVAGAVAWVTDSGCSFFTKVKNMAASKAVGVVVHTSAGQPIKDMNCVGEECNTALGIPAAMVHLEISVDNILRAGKEVNVSFQTTPSPNFFFGIDQQGVLCETGWFLYPTFRFLSWQAQWFEYQDGLREHLERPATVVPVFDRVQMQGEHGAQATVDLPTGGLDYSVLELDASLSCPGRRDETCAHWDHTVQLFVCCDHFSPVCNMELGRWITAFRRGIGRWITDVSPLMPLLNNERCTLTMKTVPWAMPWVVTLNLRFSHNNQTVKETGNGERLQPFKLTSLFDGGTFDKGYNKRFQPLKFTIPASTKKVELYAVITGHGSDEYGCGEFCVTSHHFLVNGIYNNTRIFDSAGSALGCALRVAEGAVPNEHGTWLYGRGGWCDGLQVNPWRVDLSNQLDWSGTNSIHYFGLYEGMDPNPSSDPGYIVMVSYLVFYK from the exons ATGACAGACATTTGTCTGATAATCACGTTtgcattttgtttctttaacGCGTGTTTAACGGGTTTTCAAATACAGGCATATTCATCGTCTAAACTACTGAGACTTTCCCATAATCTAGACGAGGAAAGGCGCGATTTGGCACCCGTAATTCAAACTACGCTATATCAAAGAAAACATAATGACTTGACAGGGTTTGAACCGGGAGACAACGCAGCTCCATTTCAGATTAAGACACTGGATGGGGAATTCACGTATCCCATGCAACAGAAATCGTCCGTGGTTATCCACGCCTTCACTAACAAGTCGGCTTTCTTGGAGTGCTTGTGGTCCTCAAACGCCTCACTGACCGACTTGGTCGAGTACCTGCCAGAAACCACTCATGCAGTGTTCTTATCTCTGGATGACTCTGCTGCTGAAGACGCGCTTTGGATGAGGGAACAGGTCTATCACATTGCCTCGGCCTCTCACAG GGGGAAAGATGTCCTCTCCAGATTACATTTTTCACCTGTCCCTGTTTTTGCGTTGGGTAACTGGATCCCGAAGGTCCTGTATTCCTGGGGTTGCAACGGACACAACTGTGGCTTGGCTCAAGCTGTGTTCACTTCCACAG AATGGGATATACCAGTGATCACCAAGCGACTGAACGCCAGGTATGATTGGTTGAACGGCCACTGGGACCAGAAACCATACCGACTGAAGGATGGAGGTGATGGTTGTTCACCCGCTTCCTCAGTTGCAGGTGCCGTTGCATGGGTTACTGACAGCGGTTGTTCGTTTTTCACCAAG GTGAAGAATATGGCAGCCTCTAAAGCTGTGGGAGTGGTGGTACACACTTCAGCGGGGCAGCCAATCAAAGACATGAACTGTGTCGGAGAGGAATGCAACACAGCACTAGGAATACCTGCTGCCATGGTGCACTTGGAGATATCTGTTGACAACATCCTTCG AGCTGGAAAAGAAGTAAATGTGTCCTTCCAAACCACTCCCTCTCCCAACTTCTTCTTTGGAATCGaccagcagggggtgctgtgTGAGACAGGCTGGTTCCTCTACCCCACTTTCAGATTCCTCAGCTGGCAGGCCCAGTG GTTTGAATACCAGGATGGCTTGAGGGAACACCTAGAGAGGCCAGCTACAGTCGTGCCTGTGTTTGACCGTGTCCAGATGCAGGGGGAACACGGGGCTCAGGCCACGGTGGACCTCCCCACAG GTGGGCTGGACTACAGCGTGCTGGAACTGGACGcctccctgtcctgtcccggCCGAAGGGATGAAACATGTGCTCACTGGGACCACACCGTGCagctgtttgtgtgctgtgacCACTTCAGCCCGGTCTGCAACATGGAGCTGGGCCGCTGGATCACGGCATTCCGCAG AGGAATTGGTCGTTGGATTACTGATGTGTCTCCGCTCATGCCCTTGTTGAATAATGAGAGATGCACTCTCACCATGAAGACTGTGCCCTGGGCCATGCCCTGGGTCGTGACCCTCAACCTGCGCTTCAGTCACAACAATCAGACAG TCAAAGAGACAGGCAATGGTGAAAGGCTTCAGCCATTCAAATTGACATCATTGTTTGATGGAGGCACATTTGACAAGGGCTACAATAAGAGATTCCAGCCACTGAAGTTTACCATTCCAGCCTCAACCAAGAAG gTTGAGCTGTATGCCGTCATCACTGGCCATGGGAGCGATGAGTACGGCTGTGGGGAGTTCTGTGTAACCTCGCACCATTTCCTGGTCAATGGCATCTACAACAACACCCGCATTTTCGACTCAGCAg GAAGTGCCCTTGGTTGCGCCCTCCGCGTGGCAGAGGGGGCTGTGCCCAACGAGCATGGCACCTGGCTCTACGGACGGGGGGGCTGGTGCGACGGACTGCAGGTCAACCCATGGAGGGTCGACCTCTCTAATCAG CTCGACTGGAGTGGAACCAATAGCATCCACTACTTCGGTTTATATGAAGGAATGGACCCCAATCCGTCCAGCGACCCTGGCTACATTGTTATGGTTTCATACCTTGTGTTCTACAAGTGA
- the LOC134082079 gene encoding protachykinin produces MKTLLSILVLCGLANMFCQEMYSSEDNLATENYQLEGYPSQVQFSDPEPLRTLLRIIRKPGAQQFFGLMGKRSTAKTQVTRKRQKFQSFVGLMGKRNLGEQSEYSHHPPVPCNLPV; encoded by the exons ATGAAAACTCTGCTGTCAATTCTAGTCCTTTGCGGTTTGGCAAATATGTTTTGCCAGGAGATGTATTCCAGCGAAGACAACTTGGCAACGGAAAATTACCAACTTGAG GGCTACCCCTCTCAGGTTCAATTTTCAGATCCTGAGCCTTTGCGGACATTACTGCGAATCATTAGGAAACCCGGTGCACAACAATTCTTCGGTCTAATGGGGAAAAGATCCACAG CAAAAACACAGGTGACGCGCAAAA GGCAGAAGTTCCAGTCTTTTGTCGGATTGATGGGCAAGCGGAATCTGGGAGAGCAAAGTG AGTATTCTCACCACCCTCCGGTACCCTGTAACCTGCCTGTTTAG